Proteins encoded within one genomic window of Nilaparvata lugens isolate BPH chromosome 11, ASM1435652v1, whole genome shotgun sequence:
- the LOC111051143 gene encoding keratinocyte proline-rich protein isoform X1, which produces MKVLVCTLFLAAVVLADEKKVDDVVAAEPKSDSVAAEPAKDTKTEKRGLYGLGYGYGGGYSSGLSHGLGYSSGLSHGIGYSSGLSHGIGYSSGYSGLSGLSHGGYGSYGSGYGSYGSGYGLGYGSGGYSHEGYVKAVTIHKEVPVPHPYPVPVPVEKHVPYPVKVPVAVPVDRPYPVHVPKPYPVPVEKPVPYPVEKPVPYPVKVPVKVPVAQPYPVAVPKPYPVHIEKPVAVPVPQPVYVHKPVPVVVKSHGYGGGYGSYGGYGSGYGSYGGGHGSYSSYDSGLSYGGYSGGYDSGYGSYHH; this is translated from the exons ATGAAGGTTCTT GTTTGCACTCTGTTCCTGGCAGCCGTTGTGCTGGCCGATGAGAAGAAAGTCGATGACGTAGTCGCGGCTGAACCAAAGTCAGATTCTGTGGCCGCTGAGCCAGCAAAGGACACCAAGACTGAGAAGAGGGGGCTATATGGACTTGGTTACGGATATGGAGGCGGATACAg CAGCGGTCTCTCTCACGGTCTTGGATACAGCAGCGGTCTCTCTCACGGTATCGGCTACAGTAGCGGTCTCTCCCATGGTATCGGCTACAGCTCTGGTTACTCCGGTCTGAGCGGTCTTAGCCACGGAGGCTACGGAAGCTATGGATCAGGCTATGGAAGCTACGGATCAGGCTACGGATTGGGCTACGGATCAGGCGGCTACTCGCACGAAGGCTACGTTAAGGCAGTGACCATCCACAAGGAGGTCCCCGTGCCACATCCTTACCCTGTACCTGTGCCAGTTGAGAAGCATGTGCCATACCCTGTCAAGGTCCCAGTCGCTGTGCCAGTGGACAGGCCTTACCCTGTTCATGTGCCAAAGCCTTACCCCGTGCCAGTTGAGAAGCCAGTTCCCTACCCAGTTGAGAAGCCTGTACCTTACCCAGTCAAG GTTCCAGTGAAGGTACCAGTTGCCCAGCCATACCCCGTTGCCGTTCCCAAGCCCTACCCCGTGCACATTGAGAAGCCAGTAGCCGTTCCAGTTCCTCAGCCAGTCTACGTTCACAAGCCAGTTCCCGTTGTCGTCAAGAGTCACGGTTATGGAGGTGGTTACGGAAGCTACGGAGGTTATGGAAGTGGCTATGGATCTTATGGAGGAGGTCACGGCAGCTACTCAAGCTACGACTCTGGTCTCAGCTACGGAGGTTACTCCGGTGGATACGACAGCGGTTATGGCAGCTACCACCATTAA
- the LOC111051143 gene encoding keratinocyte proline-rich protein isoform X2 — MKVLVCTLFLAAVVLADEKKVDDVVAAEPKSDSVAAEPAKDTKTEKRGLYGLGYGYGGGYSGLSHGLGYSSGLSHGIGYSSGLSHGIGYSSGYSGLSGLSHGGYGSYGSGYGSYGSGYGLGYGSGGYSHEGYVKAVTIHKEVPVPHPYPVPVPVEKHVPYPVKVPVAVPVDRPYPVHVPKPYPVPVEKPVPYPVEKPVPYPVKVPVKVPVAQPYPVAVPKPYPVHIEKPVAVPVPQPVYVHKPVPVVVKSHGYGGGYGSYGGYGSGYGSYGGGHGSYSSYDSGLSYGGYSGGYDSGYGSYHH; from the exons ATGAAGGTTCTT GTTTGCACTCTGTTCCTGGCAGCCGTTGTGCTGGCCGATGAGAAGAAAGTCGATGACGTAGTCGCGGCTGAACCAAAGTCAGATTCTGTGGCCGCTGAGCCAGCAAAGGACACCAAGACTGAGAAGAGGGGGCTATATGGACTTGGTTACGGATATGGAGGCGGATACAg CGGTCTCTCTCACGGTCTTGGATACAGCAGCGGTCTCTCTCACGGTATCGGCTACAGTAGCGGTCTCTCCCATGGTATCGGCTACAGCTCTGGTTACTCCGGTCTGAGCGGTCTTAGCCACGGAGGCTACGGAAGCTATGGATCAGGCTATGGAAGCTACGGATCAGGCTACGGATTGGGCTACGGATCAGGCGGCTACTCGCACGAAGGCTACGTTAAGGCAGTGACCATCCACAAGGAGGTCCCCGTGCCACATCCTTACCCTGTACCTGTGCCAGTTGAGAAGCATGTGCCATACCCTGTCAAGGTCCCAGTCGCTGTGCCAGTGGACAGGCCTTACCCTGTTCATGTGCCAAAGCCTTACCCCGTGCCAGTTGAGAAGCCAGTTCCCTACCCAGTTGAGAAGCCTGTACCTTACCCAGTCAAG GTTCCAGTGAAGGTACCAGTTGCCCAGCCATACCCCGTTGCCGTTCCCAAGCCCTACCCCGTGCACATTGAGAAGCCAGTAGCCGTTCCAGTTCCTCAGCCAGTCTACGTTCACAAGCCAGTTCCCGTTGTCGTCAAGAGTCACGGTTATGGAGGTGGTTACGGAAGCTACGGAGGTTATGGAAGTGGCTATGGATCTTATGGAGGAGGTCACGGCAGCTACTCAAGCTACGACTCTGGTCTCAGCTACGGAGGTTACTCCGGTGGATACGACAGCGGTTATGGCAGCTACCACCATTAA